In the genome of Vibrio ziniensis, the window GTCCCTCGACCTGTTGCACTGCCAATAATTTTGTCTTCTTGCTGCCAGTAACTGGCATCAAACAGAGCGTGTTCAGGGTTGGCGATCAAACTGTCATCATACCAAATAAGGCTACTGCCCATTTGCTTTTGCTTGATCATCTCTTTTCACCCTTAGTCAACACGCTTGATTATCGTTACAGTGAACTCAAAGTCGCGGTAAACGCTCTGTCACACCGAAGTAAGTGCTTATTTTACATTTATTAGCAATATCTGCATAATCGCATTTATCATAATCTACTCATTCCTAAGCAATGGCACTGTTTTCATCTGCCCCAAATTCAATCTGCATTTTACGTTTATCCGCTATCGGTGACGTATGTAATACCGTCGCTGCCGTTCAAGCTATTCAGCGCGCTTGGCCAAGTACATCGATTACTTGGATAACCGGTAAATTAGAAGCCAAACTGATTGAAGATTTGCCTGGAATCGAGGTGATTGTATTTGACAAGAATCTGGGCATAAAAGCCTATCGCCAGCTATGGAAACAGCTTAAAGGGCAACGTTTCGATGCGCTGCTGCATATGCAATATGCACTCCGCGCAAGTATTGCTACGCTGGGAATTAAGGCTAAATTTAAGCTAGGGTTTGATGCCGAGCGAAGCCAAGATTTTCAGACTCTATTTACTAACGTCAAAGTCCCCTCTCCGCAGGAAACCCATGTATTAGATGGCCTACTCGCTTTTGGCAAAACCTTAGGCGTAACCGATATGACACCAAGCTGGAATATCCCATTCAGTGCGCAAGATGCCGATTGGGCACAGCAACAGCTAAACAAGCAAAAGCCCAATCTGGTTGTGGTACCTGCGGCCAGTAAAGCTTATAAAAACTGGACGGCTGAGGGCTATACTGAAGTGATTACTCACGCTCAGCAACTTGGTTTCCATGTTATTTTGGCCGGAAGTCCTGCTCAAGTTGAAATCGATTTAGCACAACAAATCGAACAGAAGCTGACCACGCCAGTAGATAATTTAGTGGGTAAAAGCAGCTTGAAGCAGATGCTTGCATTACTGGCCGATGCGAATTTGGTGATTGCACCAGATACAGGCCCGGCTCATATGGCTAATGCGGTGAATACACCAGTGTTAGGTTTGTATGCTCATCATAATCCAGAACGTACAGGACCTTATCAGTACCGTCAGTATGTGGTGTCCGCTTACGAAGAGGCAATCAGCGCTGAACATGATAAGCCGTTAGCGCAGCTAGATTGGCGAACTCGGGTGAAAGACAAACACGCGATGCAGCGTATCAAAGCTGAACAGGTTATTACTATGTTTGATAACATTGTTCGCGAATGTGATTTATAACCAATAAAATGGATAATAACTTGTGAGTAAGACTACTTTAGCTGTTGCTCTTATTGTTAAAAACGAAGCAAAACACCTTCAAGCCTGTTTAGAATGCGTTCACGATTGGGTAGACGAAATTGTTATATTAGATTCAGGAAGTACAGATCAAACAGAATCTATTGCTCG includes:
- a CDS encoding glycosyltransferase family 9 protein, translated to MALFSSAPNSICILRLSAIGDVCNTVAAVQAIQRAWPSTSITWITGKLEAKLIEDLPGIEVIVFDKNLGIKAYRQLWKQLKGQRFDALLHMQYALRASIATLGIKAKFKLGFDAERSQDFQTLFTNVKVPSPQETHVLDGLLAFGKTLGVTDMTPSWNIPFSAQDADWAQQQLNKQKPNLVVVPAASKAYKNWTAEGYTEVITHAQQLGFHVILAGSPAQVEIDLAQQIEQKLTTPVDNLVGKSSLKQMLALLADANLVIAPDTGPAHMANAVNTPVLGLYAHHNPERTGPYQYRQYVVSAYEEAISAEHDKPLAQLDWRTRVKDKHAMQRIKAEQVITMFDNIVRECDL